The Caulifigura coniformis genome includes a region encoding these proteins:
- a CDS encoding carbon storage regulator, whose product MLVLSRKVGESIVIDGDIVISVSSVQGGRVKLCIDAPRDKRISRGELEGEALAAIIREPRQASKPVPQLAGM is encoded by the coding sequence ATGTTGGTGCTGTCACGGAAGGTGGGCGAATCGATTGTGATTGACGGAGACATCGTCATCTCCGTCTCGTCGGTTCAGGGCGGACGCGTCAAGCTGTGCATCGACGCCCCGCGCGACAAACGAATCTCCCGCGGCGAACTCGAAGGCGAAGCGCTGGCGGCCATCATTCGTGAGCCGCGACAGGCGTCGAAGCCGGTTCCGCAGCTGGCCGGCATGTAA
- a CDS encoding thiamine phosphate synthase, with product MPPSEPLAELSQGARRVLEAVREMVIPDCEVHPSVLLRAVRDDGSRGAEILEAHVSPADFERDLAWLIDTHESAGDDYLGRVLTEARVAARMLGRQQEIGTEHLLAGVMLSTPELARRWEGRGFSVERVLGSRVARESGSHAAIDVEPDLHLVVAPVAESGAAARIMDAAANRCREGLRVVEDFARFTLDDPLLTESLKGIRHELAETLTMLGADDWIRFRDTPGDVGTSISTASERVRPSLDSLVQANCKRVEESLRTLEEFGKLQHPRAAARIESLRYRFYTVEQNLAARRAVGDRLGDARLYLLLTDRLCPNGVGPVAQGSLAGGVDVIQLREKDMNDQRRLTLAKAVREWARSAGKLFIVNDRPDLAALVDADGVHLGQDDLPVAAARRIVGSKALIGVSTHSIEQARRAIGEGADYLGVGPVFASTTKEFSDFAGLEFVRQAASEVRLPWFAIGGISTGNLPQVQEAGATRVAVSSAICGAENPQGAARALAGALTGR from the coding sequence ATGCCCCCCTCCGAGCCTCTTGCCGAACTTTCCCAGGGTGCCCGCCGGGTGCTGGAAGCCGTGCGGGAGATGGTCATCCCCGACTGCGAAGTGCACCCCTCAGTGCTGCTGCGGGCGGTGCGCGATGATGGAAGCCGCGGGGCGGAGATCCTTGAGGCGCACGTGAGCCCGGCCGATTTCGAGCGCGACCTGGCGTGGCTGATCGACACCCACGAGTCGGCCGGGGACGATTACCTGGGACGCGTGCTGACGGAGGCACGCGTGGCAGCTCGCATGCTGGGGCGGCAGCAGGAGATCGGCACGGAACACCTGCTGGCGGGCGTGATGTTGTCGACGCCCGAATTGGCGCGGCGATGGGAGGGGCGCGGCTTTTCCGTGGAACGGGTCCTGGGGAGTCGAGTCGCTCGCGAGAGCGGGTCTCACGCGGCGATCGATGTCGAGCCCGACCTGCACCTGGTGGTCGCGCCCGTTGCGGAATCGGGAGCCGCGGCGCGGATCATGGACGCGGCAGCGAATCGCTGCCGCGAGGGGCTGCGGGTGGTGGAAGACTTCGCCCGGTTCACCCTGGATGACCCGCTGCTGACCGAGTCGCTCAAAGGCATTCGGCATGAGCTGGCCGAGACGCTCACCATGCTGGGGGCCGACGACTGGATCCGTTTCCGGGACACGCCAGGGGACGTCGGGACATCGATCTCGACGGCGTCGGAGCGGGTGCGGCCGTCGCTCGACAGTCTCGTCCAGGCGAACTGCAAACGGGTTGAAGAATCGCTGAGGACGCTGGAGGAGTTCGGGAAGCTGCAGCATCCCAGGGCCGCGGCGCGGATCGAGTCGTTGCGCTATCGCTTCTATACCGTCGAACAGAACCTGGCCGCGCGTCGGGCCGTGGGAGACCGGCTGGGCGATGCGCGCCTGTACCTATTACTGACGGATCGCCTGTGCCCGAACGGCGTGGGACCGGTGGCGCAGGGGTCGCTGGCGGGCGGCGTGGATGTGATCCAGCTGCGCGAGAAAGACATGAACGACCAGCGGAGGCTGACGCTGGCGAAGGCGGTCCGCGAGTGGGCGCGGTCGGCGGGCAAGCTGTTCATCGTGAATGACCGGCCCGACCTGGCGGCGCTGGTGGACGCAGACGGCGTGCACCTGGGCCAGGACGACCTGCCGGTGGCGGCGGCGCGGCGGATCGTGGGGTCGAAGGCGCTCATCGGCGTGAGCACGCATTCAATCGAACAGGCGCGGCGGGCGATCGGGGAAGGCGCGGATTACCTGGGGGTGGGGCCGGTGTTCGCCTCGACGACCAAAGAGTTCAGCGACTTCGCGGGGCTGGAGTTCGTCAGGCAGGCAGCCTCGGAAGTCCGCCTTCCGTGGTTCGCCATCGGCGGAATTTCGACGGGGAACCTGCCGCAGGTACAGGAGGCCGGGGCGACACGGGTGGCGGTCAGCTCGGCAATCTGCGGCGCTGAGAACCCCCAGGGGGCCGCCCGGGCGCTGGCGGGAGCACTGACAGGCCGTTGA
- a CDS encoding cation diffusion facilitator family transporter codes for MHVHAHDDGHESHAAGDVGAISRRVAWALGLTASLMIVEFIGGWLSGSLALMADAGHMLSDAAALAASWWALRRSVVPATDQRTFGERRSETLAALFNGALLFLVAGGILHEAWERFSEPSQVRAGLMLAVSSIGLLANIAGLLLLHRDRKSSLNLEGAWQHVAGDAAGSLCAVAAAVGILFGGARWAILDPIASAAVSILILIGAYRLLKRTVGVLMEHAPGDIDVRQVRETIATTPGVVGVHCLHVWTISANCRAMSAHVAHAADCTPLELLHRLHERLSHAFRVEHITLQLEPPGFDGCTGHDEWCQIESDGTAAITPK; via the coding sequence ATGCACGTCCACGCTCACGATGACGGTCACGAATCGCATGCCGCCGGCGACGTCGGGGCCATTTCCCGCCGTGTCGCCTGGGCCCTCGGACTCACGGCCTCGCTGATGATCGTCGAGTTCATCGGTGGTTGGCTCAGCGGCTCTCTCGCTCTCATGGCCGACGCCGGCCACATGCTGTCCGATGCTGCCGCCCTCGCCGCCTCCTGGTGGGCCCTGCGGCGGAGCGTCGTCCCGGCCACCGATCAGCGCACCTTTGGAGAACGCCGATCCGAAACGCTCGCTGCGCTCTTCAACGGCGCGCTGCTGTTTCTCGTCGCCGGAGGAATTCTGCATGAGGCCTGGGAACGATTCTCCGAGCCGAGCCAGGTTCGCGCGGGGCTCATGCTCGCGGTCTCATCCATCGGACTTCTCGCCAACATCGCCGGCCTCCTCCTTCTCCACCGCGATCGCAAATCGAGCCTGAATCTCGAAGGCGCGTGGCAGCACGTCGCCGGAGACGCCGCCGGCAGCCTGTGCGCCGTTGCCGCCGCCGTTGGAATCCTCTTCGGCGGAGCGCGTTGGGCCATCCTCGATCCCATTGCCTCCGCGGCCGTTTCGATCCTGATCCTCATCGGCGCGTATCGGCTCCTGAAACGGACCGTCGGCGTCCTGATGGAACACGCCCCCGGCGACATCGATGTCCGGCAGGTCCGCGAAACGATCGCGACCACGCCCGGAGTTGTCGGAGTCCACTGCCTCCATGTCTGGACCATCTCCGCCAACTGCCGCGCGATGTCGGCTCACGTCGCCCACGCCGCCGATTGCACCCCCCTCGAACTCCTCCACCGGCTGCACGAACGTCTCTCACACGCCTTCCGCGTTGAGCACATCACCCTCCAGCTCGAGCCCCCCGGATTCGACGGCTGCACCGGCCACGACGAATGGTGCCAGATCGAAAGCGACGGCACGGCCGCCATCACTCCGAAGTGA
- the ruvC gene encoding crossover junction endodeoxyribonuclease RuvC yields the protein MSFVLGNTFAGPAVSVSLGIDPGLNRTGYAVIVRTARGLRLKEGGVLRSTKGLSLAERVKELGSELRNVIEEFRPDGMAVEQLFSHSAHVKTAILMAHARGALLYAAADAGIPVVNYTPTQVKRLLTGSGRASKEQMQLAITRELGLSAVPEPNDVADACAIALCQLHSRQVDLATA from the coding sequence ATGAGCTTCGTGCTGGGGAATACCTTCGCCGGACCGGCCGTCTCGGTGTCGCTGGGAATCGATCCCGGCCTCAACCGGACGGGCTACGCCGTCATCGTGCGGACCGCTCGCGGGCTCAGGCTGAAGGAAGGGGGCGTGCTGCGTTCGACCAAGGGGCTGAGCCTGGCGGAACGCGTCAAGGAGCTCGGGAGCGAACTGCGGAACGTGATCGAGGAGTTCCGGCCGGACGGCATGGCCGTTGAACAGCTGTTCTCCCACAGCGCCCATGTGAAGACGGCGATCCTGATGGCGCATGCGCGGGGGGCTTTGCTGTACGCCGCGGCGGACGCGGGAATCCCGGTGGTGAACTACACCCCGACGCAGGTGAAGCGGCTGCTGACGGGAAGCGGGCGGGCGTCGAAAGAGCAGATGCAGCTGGCGATCACGCGCGAGCTGGGGCTCAGCGCCGTGCCGGAGCCGAACGACGTGGCGGATGCGTGCGCGATCGCGCTGTGCCAGTTGCACAGCCGGCAGGTCGACCTGGCGACGGCGTGA
- a CDS encoding c-type cytochrome domain-containing protein, which yields MRRSPALAFLILLGSLLASATSAVRADEPTLQQLQQQEQEAATRRDQTKGALADVEKQFRLIEQTISRLKIDLERNQSTVTETEAAQKKQQEESTKAEAAKAESEKAAAAAAQALADAQKKADEAKKAADAARQAAEKAVATAAETDKKLGGLKEALAGLQTGLKTSGESLTATQAALAAASSASETAYADWLARAKAIEATLKKSGSWVSFVEEVAPVFQQRCVACHNSRMSKGRLNVETYAALMQGGESGPALIAGDADKSEVHSQVVDGAMPKDAAPLTAEQIAIIGKWIRLGAKLDAGVDPGAPLYKVIPKTAQPAAPDAYKVAPPVTAAAFSPDGTLIATSGYHEVLLWKTQDRSLVRRIGNVAERVFDISFHPDGSRLAIASGTPGSLGEVKVFQVADGALLADLVTVDDVMLGAAFSPDGSRLAACGADRSVSVFDVATWKQQIRLEDHADWVLDINWSPDGGKLVTASRDKTSKVFDSKTGEAVSTFNGHAEVVFAAAFNNDGSQVVSAGRDKQVRAWNPADAKQARAIGGFGGDILALRVLPENRVLTGGADMHVRLHQIADGKPLNDFTGAKDWVYCVDGHAGSKLAVSGSYDGELRLWNLGEGKPAGEWAAKP from the coding sequence ATGCGACGAAGTCCCGCGCTCGCCTTCCTCATTTTGCTGGGTTCTCTTCTGGCATCCGCGACCTCTGCCGTCCGGGCGGATGAGCCGACTCTTCAGCAGCTGCAACAGCAGGAACAGGAGGCCGCGACGCGGCGTGACCAGACGAAGGGGGCGCTGGCCGACGTCGAGAAGCAGTTCCGTCTGATCGAACAGACCATTTCCAGGCTGAAGATCGATCTCGAACGGAACCAGTCGACCGTCACCGAAACCGAAGCGGCCCAGAAGAAGCAGCAGGAAGAGTCGACGAAGGCTGAAGCGGCCAAGGCGGAGTCGGAGAAGGCCGCCGCGGCTGCGGCGCAGGCACTCGCCGACGCCCAGAAGAAGGCGGACGAGGCGAAGAAGGCGGCCGATGCGGCCCGGCAGGCGGCCGAGAAAGCAGTCGCCACCGCGGCCGAGACCGATAAAAAACTCGGCGGACTCAAAGAGGCGCTGGCCGGATTGCAGACGGGGCTCAAGACGTCGGGCGAATCGCTGACGGCCACACAGGCGGCGCTCGCCGCCGCGAGCAGTGCTTCGGAAACGGCGTACGCAGACTGGCTCGCGCGGGCCAAAGCCATCGAGGCGACGCTGAAGAAAAGCGGTTCGTGGGTGTCGTTCGTCGAAGAGGTCGCTCCCGTCTTCCAGCAGCGATGCGTCGCCTGTCACAACTCGCGAATGTCCAAGGGCCGGCTGAACGTCGAGACCTACGCCGCGCTGATGCAGGGTGGCGAAAGCGGACCAGCCCTGATCGCCGGGGATGCGGACAAGTCGGAAGTGCACTCGCAGGTGGTTGACGGCGCGATGCCCAAGGACGCCGCGCCGCTCACGGCCGAGCAGATCGCGATCATCGGGAAGTGGATCAGGCTCGGAGCGAAGCTCGATGCGGGGGTCGATCCCGGCGCGCCGCTGTACAAGGTCATTCCGAAAACGGCCCAGCCTGCGGCGCCCGACGCCTACAAGGTCGCCCCGCCGGTGACGGCGGCCGCGTTCAGCCCCGATGGGACGCTCATCGCGACCAGCGGTTACCACGAAGTGCTCCTCTGGAAGACGCAGGACCGCTCGCTCGTCCGGCGGATCGGCAACGTGGCCGAGCGCGTGTTCGACATTTCGTTCCACCCGGACGGAAGCCGACTGGCGATCGCATCAGGAACTCCCGGCTCGCTGGGGGAAGTGAAGGTCTTCCAGGTGGCGGACGGCGCGCTGCTGGCGGACCTGGTGACGGTTGATGACGTGATGCTCGGGGCGGCGTTCAGCCCGGATGGTTCGCGTCTGGCGGCGTGCGGCGCGGACCGCAGCGTGTCGGTGTTCGACGTGGCGACCTGGAAGCAGCAGATCCGCCTCGAAGACCATGCCGACTGGGTGCTCGACATCAACTGGTCGCCCGATGGCGGCAAGCTGGTGACGGCCAGTCGCGACAAGACCTCGAAAGTGTTCGATTCCAAAACGGGCGAAGCGGTCTCGACGTTCAACGGACACGCGGAAGTGGTGTTCGCGGCGGCCTTCAACAACGACGGCTCACAGGTCGTCTCGGCCGGTCGCGACAAGCAGGTCCGCGCCTGGAATCCTGCGGATGCCAAGCAGGCCCGCGCGATCGGCGGGTTCGGAGGGGATATCCTCGCGCTCCGCGTTCTGCCGGAGAACCGCGTGCTGACCGGGGGGGCCGACATGCATGTGCGGCTGCACCAGATCGCGGACGGCAAACCACTGAACGACTTCACCGGCGCGAAGGACTGGGTTTATTGCGTCGACGGGCACGCCGGTTCGAAGCTGGCGGTCTCCGGCAGCTATGACGGCGAGCTGCGGTTGTGGAACCTCGGCGAAGGGAAGCCGGCGGGCGAATGGGCGGCCAAGCCGTAG
- a CDS encoding DUF1559 family PulG-like putative transporter, with translation MNTRVSLRQSSRRGVTMLEVLVVIGVVGLLASLLLPAVMTSRATSQRLQCVNNLKQIALASQNFESVRGHLPGASLSPLDDLLPYLEQPNLKTEFFSTPIPPRLLLPVILCPASDILPYESAPVHYLVNHGTDLSWKNGLVSLRPDNPLRSRDVTDGLSMTAYFSERPQAFHYEPLRPNGAEEFEAACRRDPIRCVWHLKGSYSVDAPEAFASACRDAGQRTGLFPAVSSGYFQLFVVPQATYGHFLPPNTPGCYFEDPNFPAAHTYTAWSRHAGGVNVALCDGSARFVSNAISLASWQALGTRNGNDHVDAF, from the coding sequence ATGAACACCAGAGTCTCTCTGAGACAGAGTTCGCGGCGGGGCGTGACCATGCTGGAAGTGCTGGTCGTGATCGGCGTCGTTGGACTGCTCGCGAGCTTGCTGTTGCCGGCGGTGATGACGTCGCGCGCAACGTCGCAGCGGCTCCAATGCGTGAACAATCTCAAGCAGATCGCCCTCGCCAGCCAGAATTTTGAATCGGTTCGCGGCCATTTGCCGGGAGCAAGCCTCTCTCCGCTCGATGACCTGCTGCCCTATCTGGAACAGCCGAATCTGAAGACCGAGTTCTTTTCTACGCCGATTCCACCGCGCCTCCTGCTCCCGGTCATTCTCTGTCCCGCCAGCGATATCCTGCCCTATGAGTCCGCGCCAGTTCATTATCTGGTGAATCATGGCACGGACCTGTCGTGGAAGAACGGCCTCGTCAGTTTGAGGCCAGACAATCCCTTGCGGTCGCGTGACGTGACCGACGGATTGTCGATGACGGCCTACTTTTCCGAGAGGCCCCAAGCGTTTCATTATGAGCCGTTGCGGCCGAATGGAGCGGAAGAGTTCGAAGCGGCATGCCGGCGTGATCCGATCCGTTGCGTCTGGCACCTCAAGGGAAGCTATTCCGTCGACGCGCCGGAGGCTTTCGCGAGCGCCTGTCGGGATGCCGGCCAGCGAACGGGCCTCTTTCCAGCAGTCTCAAGCGGGTATTTTCAATTGTTTGTGGTCCCGCAGGCGACTTACGGACATTTTCTTCCGCCCAACACTCCCGGCTGCTATTTCGAGGATCCCAACTTCCCGGCCGCCCATACCTACACCGCCTGGAGCCGCCATGCGGGAGGCGTGAACGTCGCGCTCTGCGACGGAAGCGCCCGGTTTGTCTCGAATGCCATCAGTCTCGCTTCCTGGCAGGCGCTCGGAACCCGGAATGGGAACGACCATGTGGATGCGTTCTGA
- a CDS encoding DUF1501 domain-containing protein: MDLRAAHLLDRTRRHFFADCGVGLGSIALASMLGENASAAPLPQAKPPLLPKPTHFPARAKRVIFMFMAGAPSQLDLFDYKPKLQEYDGQVIPEEVTKGKRFAFIKGDAKLLGTRRKFAEHGESKAQISECLPHLAKIADDVTFVKSMATDVFNHGPAKLFMNCGSSRFGMPSMGAWLTYGIGSESQSLPGFVVLQSGPRGPRGGTALWGSGFLPTTYQGVPFLSGAEPILNLSSPPGYDSARQGAFFDAVRDLNQSRLAAVQDPEIATRIAAYEMAFRMQSSAPELVDLSGETKETMDLYGADPSKPSFANNCLLARRLVERGCRFVQLYHTDWDHHGNKDTHLGEPLDARCREVDQGAAALVTDLKARGLLDDTIVIWGGEFGRTPMGEPRDLIGRDHHVEAFTMWMTGGGIKHGQTIGATDELGYYSVEDKVHVHDLHATLLKLLGLDHEKLTYKFQGRNFRLTDVAGKIVEKLIA, translated from the coding sequence ATGGACCTGCGTGCCGCCCACCTCCTTGATCGCACCCGCCGGCATTTCTTCGCCGACTGCGGCGTCGGCCTGGGATCGATCGCTCTGGCCTCGATGCTGGGCGAAAACGCCTCAGCGGCCCCCCTCCCGCAGGCGAAACCTCCGCTCCTTCCCAAGCCGACTCATTTCCCCGCCAGGGCCAAGCGGGTGATCTTCATGTTCATGGCCGGGGCGCCGAGTCAACTCGATCTGTTCGACTACAAGCCGAAGCTGCAGGAGTATGACGGTCAGGTCATCCCCGAAGAGGTCACCAAGGGCAAGCGGTTCGCGTTCATCAAGGGGGATGCGAAGCTCCTCGGAACCCGTCGCAAGTTTGCGGAACATGGCGAGTCGAAGGCCCAGATCAGTGAGTGTCTTCCGCACCTCGCGAAGATCGCCGACGATGTGACCTTCGTGAAAAGCATGGCCACCGACGTCTTCAACCACGGGCCGGCCAAGCTGTTCATGAACTGCGGCTCCTCACGCTTCGGCATGCCATCCATGGGTGCCTGGCTCACCTATGGCATTGGCAGCGAGTCGCAGTCGCTGCCGGGATTCGTCGTTCTGCAGTCAGGCCCGCGCGGCCCGCGCGGAGGGACCGCGCTGTGGGGCAGCGGCTTCCTGCCGACGACCTACCAGGGGGTCCCGTTCCTCTCCGGGGCCGAGCCGATCCTGAATCTCTCGAGCCCGCCCGGATACGACTCGGCCCGGCAGGGAGCTTTCTTTGACGCGGTGCGCGATCTCAACCAGTCGCGGCTTGCGGCCGTTCAGGATCCCGAGATCGCCACGCGCATCGCCGCCTATGAAATGGCGTTCCGCATGCAATCCAGTGCGCCGGAACTCGTCGACCTCTCCGGCGAAACGAAGGAGACGATGGACCTCTACGGGGCCGATCCTTCGAAGCCGTCGTTCGCCAACAATTGTCTCCTCGCGCGGCGGCTCGTCGAACGGGGCTGCCGGTTCGTGCAGCTCTATCACACCGACTGGGACCATCACGGCAACAAGGACACCCACCTCGGCGAACCGCTCGATGCGCGGTGCAGGGAAGTGGACCAGGGGGCGGCCGCCCTCGTCACCGATCTCAAGGCCCGCGGCCTGCTGGATGACACCATCGTCATCTGGGGGGGCGAGTTCGGTCGCACTCCGATGGGCGAGCCGCGCGACCTCATTGGCCGCGACCATCACGTCGAGGCGTTCACGATGTGGATGACCGGCGGCGGGATCAAACACGGACAGACGATCGGTGCGACGGACGAACTCGGCTATTACTCCGTCGAAGACAAGGTCCACGTCCACGACCTGCACGCCACGCTGCTGAAGCTCCTCGGTCTGGATCACGAGAAGCTGACGTACAAGTTCCAGGGGAGGAACTTCAGGCTGACTGACGTCGCAGGAAAAATCGTCGAAAAGCTGATTGCGTAG